A section of the Acropora muricata isolate sample 2 chromosome 4, ASM3666990v1, whole genome shotgun sequence genome encodes:
- the LOC136913291 gene encoding MYCBP-associated protein-like translates to MTPMKHAMYAAGYQLLCEMVDSIVGQANMIRAVYGLPEKELVEDTSQDEAAQRLRKGITSELKVDMKKGDKKDKKGGKMNETDRPSSTQRSKLSAKKSGRGTSTPSQSKSSLNEAAVERNATPVSVDGLPADIPVDPVLEAKYKEKLFTQVYVLLEETFDRIEVVFEDIKNANEQVLV, encoded by the exons ATGACGCCTATGAAACACGCCATGTATGCCGCTGG ATATCAGTTGCTCTGTGAGATGGTAGACAGTATCGTTGGTCAAGCCAATATGATCCGAGCTGTGTATGGTCTTCCTGAGAAGGAACTAGTCGAAGATACGTCACAAGATGAAG CTGCACAAAGACTTCGCAAGGGCATCACATCGGAGTTGAAAGTAGACATGAAGAAGGGAGACAAGAAAGATAAGAAGGGGGGCAAAATGAATGAAACG GATCGTCCCTCTTCAACTCAGCGCTCGAAATTATCAGCCAAAAAGTCAGGAAGAG gTACTAGCACGCCTTCGCAATCTAAATCATCCTTGAATGAGGCAGCAGTGGAGAGAAATGCG ACGCCGGTCAGTGTTGATGGCTTACCAGCGGACATCCCTGTGGATCCTGTTTTAGAAGCAAAATATAAAGAGAAACTTTTTACACAG GTTTACGTCCTTCTTGAGGAAACCTTTGACCGAATTGAGGTCGTTTTTGAAGACATTAAGAATGCGAATGAGCAGGTCTTAGTTTAA